From a region of the Asterias amurensis chromosome 2, ASM3211899v1 genome:
- the LOC139934082 gene encoding allatostatin-A receptor-like, with amino-acid sequence MESGGIVLTVIKTVIAFSAILGNGVVIVVMTIRRKQFSSLTNQLIRHQSIIDLVSGVVFFLFEVVVLRLTPMGMKNDQTFLWEVLCRFVLYGNFLFGLTVSSTYNLVIISLERFMATCYPVKHRNSFTYFRINVAMGVAWVIGLMYSVPAALAKYINGEGECAVYSHLTNMIFVLGIMLEYLIPVTLMTFAYIRIFIVLRRKLAGEQQREDGIIGKAKRNVQETMLIAGIVFIICWTPLQIFRFLVSTDILHTKYYSSDALKVVTAIVMCNMSVNPIIYCFKYEHFRKQLLQLLRSRFRRNRVQTGVETNAMSMSIDPIQQTTQAD; translated from the coding sequence ATGGAATCCGGTGGCATTGTTCTCACCGTGATCAAAACCGTCATTGCTTTTTCAGCCATCTTAGGAAACGGCGTGGTGATCGTTGTTATGACGATTAGACGTAAACAGTTCAGCTCTCTCACAAATCAACTTATCCGCCATCAATCAATAATCGACTTAGTTTCTGGTGTGGTGTTCTTCCTTTTTGAAGTGGTAGTTTTACGACTCACTCCAATGGGGATGAAAAATGATCAGACTTTCCTCTGGGAGGTGCTCTGCCGATTCGTTCTCTATGGGAATTTCCTCTTCGGTCTGACAGTCTCATCCACATACAACTTGGTGATCATTTCACTGGAGCGTTTTATGGCTACTTGCTACCCAGTCAAACATCGTAACTCCTTCACGTATTTCAGGATCAATGTTGCTATGGGTGTGGCCTGGGTAATCGGTTTAATGTACTCGGTACCCGCCGCTTTAGCGAAGTATATAAACGGTGAAGGAGAGTGTGCCGTGTACTCTCATTTAACAAATATGATATTCGTTTTGGGTATAATGCTTGAATATCTGATCCCTGTGACACTCATGACATTTGCGTATATTCGTATATTCATCGTTCTTCGACGCAAACTGGCTGGCGAGCAACAACGAGAAGACGGTATCATCGGAAAGGCGAAACGGAACGTCCAGGAGACGATGCTGATCGCTGGGATCGTATTTATAATATGCTGGACACCGCTTCAGATCTTCAGGTTTCTCGTCTCCACGGATATATTACACACAAAATATTATTCGTCGGACGCCCTGAAAGTTGTTACGGCCATTGTCATGTGCAACATGAGCGTCAATCCCATCATTTACTGCTTCAAGTATGAACATTTCCGCAAACAACTTCTTCAACTTCTGCGCAGTCGGTTCCGTAGGAACCGAGTTCAGACTGGAGTGGAGACTAATGCAATGTCGATGTCTATTGACCCAATACAGCAAACTACACAGGCTGACTAA